The DNA window ACAATGTTTTGCTCCACGCCTGTAAGATTGGAGATAATTCTTTAATAGGGATGGGGGCAATTGTGCTTGATGGTGCAGAAGTAGGTGAAGGAGCCATCATAGGAGCTGGAGCAATAGTAACTCCCAAGACTAAAATACCACCATTTACTATGGCCTTAGGTGTACCAGCGAAGGTAGTACGCCATCTTTCCGAAGAAGAAGTTATGAGCTTAAAAAACCATGCTCTGGATTATGTCGAGTTAATGAAAAGATATCAAAAATAGTATACCCTATCAGATGAAGTAATTAGACGAAAGATGCTAAGTTTTTTATTTTTTCTTTCGTTTTCTTAACTTGATACTATATTAATTCACTTGTAAAATATAAAAAAAAATGGTTATAATAAAAAAGAAATATTTACGCAAGTCATATAGCCAATTGGTGCATTGGTGAATCGGTCAATGGGAGGTTAAAGACATATGAAACATAAATCAGTTGCTGATAGTGCTTATGAAATATTGGTCAAGAATAACAAACCGCTACATTACCGCCAAATTACTAAAGAATTAATAAAAATAAGACCATTGAAGGTCAAAGAACCCTATTACGCGGTTAATGCCTCTATGAGTGGT is part of the Candidatus Atribacteria bacterium genome and encodes:
- a CDS encoding gamma carbonic anhydrase family protein, giving the protein MILNFEGKKPIISEESFIAQNATIIGEVLIGKYSSIWYNTVLRGDIAPITVGNNTSIQDGTIVHCDVGVPATIGNLVTIGHNVLLHACKIGDNSLIGMGAIVLDGAEVGEGAIIGAGAIVTPKTKIPPFTMALGVPAKVVRHLSEEEVMSLKNHALDYVELMKRYQK